The Erwinia billingiae Eb661 nucleotide sequence ATGACTGGCTGCTGCTGCGTGCTGCTGCGATGATCATGACGTTATACGTGATCTACATCCTCGGTTTCGTGGTGATGTCAGGAACCCTGACGTACGACATCTGGCGTGGCTTCTTTGCCTCCAACTTTACCAAAGTCTTCACCCTTCTGACGCTGTTCTCCATTCTGGTGCATGGCTGGATTGGGATGTGGCAGGTACTGACGGATTACATCAAGCCGGTTGCTATCCGCTTGATGCTGCAACTGGTGGTGGTGGTTGCGCTGTTTGTTTATGCCATTTATGGAACTGTTGTTGTGTGGGGTGCGTAATGAGTTTGCCAGTAAGAGAGTTTGACGCCGTAGTAATCGGCGCCGGTGGTGCAGGCATGCGTGCCGCGCTGCAGATTTCCCAATCGGGCCAGAGCTGTGCTCTGTTGTCCAAAGTTTTCCCGACCCGTTCCCATACCGTTTCTGCGCAGGGCGGTATCACCGTTGCGCTGGGTAACACCCATGAAGATAACTGGGAATGGCATATGTACGACACGGTGAAAGGCTCCGATTACATCGGTGACCAGGACGCCATTGAATATATGTGTAAAACCGGACCGGAAGCGATTCTGGAACTGGAACACATGGGCCTGCCTTTCTCCCGTCTGGACGATGGCCGCATTTATCAGCGTCCGTTTGGTGGCCAGTCGAAGAACTTCGGCGGTGAGCAGGCGGCGCGTACCGCGGCGGCGGCTGACCGTACCGGCCATGCGTTATTGCATACCCTTTATCAGCAGAACCTGAAAAACAAGACCACTATCTTCTCCGAGTGGTATGCGTTGGATCTGGTGAAAAATGCCGACGGCGCCATTGTCGGCTGTACCGCACTGAATATTGAAGATGGCGAAGTCGTCTACTTTAAAGCGCGCGCAACGGTTCTGGCGACCGGCGGTGCAGGACGTATTTACCAGTCCACCACCAATGCCCACATCAATACCGGTGACGGCGTGGGTATGGCACTGCGTGCCGGCGTGCCGGTACAGGACATGGAAATGTGGCAGTTCCACCCAACCGGTATTGCCGGCGCGGGTGTGCTGGTGACCGAAGGCTGTCGTGGTGAAGGTGGTTACCTGTTGAACAAACACGGTGAGCGCTTTATGGAGCGTTATGCGCCAAACGCCAAAGACCTTGCCGGTCGTGACGTGGTTGCCCGTTCAATGATGATCGAAATCCGTGAAGGTCGTGGTTGCGAAGGTCCGTGGGGCCCGCACATCAAACTGAAATTGGATCACCTCGGTCACGAAGTGCTGGAAGCGCGTCTGCCAGGTATTCTGGAACTGTCCCGCACCTTTGCTCACGTCGATCCGGTTAAAGAACCGATCCCGGTTATCCCTACCTGCCACTATATGATGGGCGGTATTCCGACCCGCGTAACCGGTCAGGCGCTGACGGTAAATGAGAAGGGCGAAGATACTCTGGTGCCAGGACTCTTTGCGGTGGGTGAGATTGCCTGCGTATCGGTTCATGGTTCTAACCGTCTGGGCGGCAACTCGCTGCTGGATCTGGTGGTGTTTGGTCGTGCGGCGGGTCTGCACCTGCTGGAATCCATTCAAGAGCAGGGCGAGCTGAAAGACGCAACCGAAGAAGAGATCGAAGCGTCTCTGGCCCGCATGAACCGCTGGAACAACAACACCACCGGCGAGGATCCTGCCGAGCTGCGCAAAGCCCTGCAAACCTGTATGCAGAACAACTTCTCGGTGTTCCGTGAAGGCGATGCGATGGCAAAAGGTCTGGAAGAGCTGAAAGTTCTGCGTGAACGCCTGAAAGGCGCCCGTCTGGATGACCGTTCAAGCGACTTCAATACCCAGCGTATTGAGTGCCTTGAGCTGGATAACCTGATGGAAACGGCCTATGCAACGGCCGTCGCGGCGAACTACCGCACCGAAAGCCGTGGCGCGCACAGCCGCTTCGACTACCCAGAACGTGACGATGCAAACTGGTTATGCCACAGCGTGTATCTGCCGCAGAGCGAAAGCATGACTCGCCGTGAGGTGAACATGGCGCCGAAACTGCGCGCGGCGTTCCCGCCGAAAGCACGTACTTACTAGTTTGCGGAGATAAGCGATGAGACTCGAATTTTCTATTTATCGTTACAACCCGGAAGTTGACGATGCTCCGCACATGCAGGAGTACAGCCTGGAGTCCGAAGAAGGGCGCGACATGATGCTGCTGGACGCGCTGATGCGTCTGAAGGAAAAGGACCCGACGCTGGCTTTCCGTCGCTCCTGCCGCGAGGGCGTTTGCGGTTCCGATGGCATCAACATGAACGGTAAAAACGGTCTGGCCTGTATCACACCTGTTTCCGCCCTTGGCGGCGGCAGTAAAAAAATTGTGATCCGTCCTTTACCGGGTTTACCGGTGATCCGTGATTTGGTGGTGGACATGGGGCAATTCTACACTCAGTATGAGAAGATTAAGCCTTACCTGTTGAATAATGGGGAAAATCCACCGGCGCGTGAGCATCTGCAGGAGCCGGAACAGCGTGAAAAACTGGATGGCCTGTACGAATGTATCCTGTGTGCATGCTGCTCAACGTCCTGCCCATCTTTCTGGTGGAACCCGGACAAATTTATCGGTCCGGCTGGGTTGCTGGCAGCCTACCGTTTCCTGATCGACGACCGTGATACCGAAACGGATGCGCGCCTGGATAATCTGAACGATGCTTTCAGCGTATTCCGGTGTCACAGCATCATGAACTGTGTGAGCGTATGTCCTAAAGGACTTAACCCTACGCGCGCCATCGGCCACATTAAGTCGATGCTGCTGCAAAGAGGCGCATAAGCGCACCTCATCCGGGAACCGCCAGGTTCCCGGTTGTTTTACCAGGAAACCCTGCCAAGCTTATCTTCGGGTTGGCTTTGCAAGGTTCCCTTACGGGCCCGGGCGCCAGCAGTCGCGCACAGCGCTCGTATCGATGAACTTTCAGGCTGCGTCCCGCGTTGTTAGCGGAACACAGCCGAGGGCAAGCCGCTTATGCGGCGTGGGGCCTGCAAAGGCCCTGTTAAATAATCACGGCGAACTAAAGCACAAAATGCTTAAGGGATCACAATGCAGAACAGCGCGATGAAACCCTGGCTGGACTCCTCCTGGCTGGCCGGCGCGAACCAGACCTACATAGAGCAGCTCTATGAGGACTATCTAACTGATCCTGACTCTGTTGATGTTGCCTGGAAAGAGCTCTTTCAGCAGCTTCCAGGTCAAGGGGTCAGACCGGAACAATTTCACTCGAGCACACGCGAGTACTTCCGCCGTCTGGCGAAAGACGCCACGCGTTACACCTCTTCCGTAAGCGATCCTGATACCAATGCCAAGCAGGTTAAGGTTCTCCAGCTGATCAACGCCTTCCGTTTCCGCGGACATCAGCTGGCAAACCTCGATCCGTTAGGCCTGTGGCAGAATGAATCCGTGCCGGATCTGGATCCTAAATTCCACGATCTGAGCGAAGCGGATTTCCAGGAAACCTTCAACGTGGGTTCATTTGCTTTCGGCAAAGACACCATGAAGCTGGCGGATCTTTACGCCTTGCTGAAGCAGACCTACTGCGGCTCGATCGGTGCTGAGTATATGCACATCACCAACACCGAAGAGAAACGCTGGATCCAACAGCGCATCGAATCGGTGGCCGGACAGGCATCGTTCTCCACCGCGGAGAAGAAAGGTTTCCTGAAACAGCTGACCGCAGCCGAAGGCCTTGAGCGTTACCTCGGCGCGAAATTCCCGGGCGCCAAGCGCTTCTCGCTGGAAGGCGGCGATGCACTGGTGCCAATGCTGAACGAGATGATCCACCATTCAGGCAAAAGCGGCACGCGTGAAGTGGTGCTGGGCATGGCCCACCGTGGTCGTCTGAACGTGCTGATCAACGTGCTGGGTAAAAAGCCGCAGGACCTGTTTGACGAGTTCGCGGGCAAGCACAAAGAGCATCTCGGTACCGGTGACGTGAAGTACCATATGGGCTTCTCTTCCGACGTCGAAACCGAAGGCGGCATGGTTCACCTGGCGCTGGCGTTTAACCCGTCGCACCTTGAGATCGTCAGCCCGGTAGTGATGGGGTCTGTGCGTGCGCGTCTGGATCGTCTTGACGAGCCGGGCAGCAACAAAGTTCTGCCAATCACCATCCACGGTGATGCGGCGATCATTGGTCAGGGTGTGGTTCAGGAAACGCTGAACATGTCTCAGGCTCGCGGCTATGAAGTCGGCGGCACCGTGCGCATCGTGATCAACAACCAGATTGGTTTCACCACCTCCAATCCGAAAGATGCCCGTTCAACCCAGTACTGTACCGATATCGGTAAAATGGTGCTGGCGCCAATCTTCCACGTGAATGCCGATGACCCGGAAGCGGTGGCCTTTGTGACCCGCCTGGCGTTGGATTTCCGTAACACCTTCAAGCGTGATGTCTTCATCGATCTGGTCTGTTATCGCCGTCACGGCCATAACGAAGCGGATGAGCCAAGTGCGACTCAGCCGGTGATGTACCAGAAGATCAAAAAGCATCCGACTCCGCGCAAACTCTATGCTGATCGTCTCGAAAGCGAGAAGATTGCCAGCCTGGAAGATGCCACGGAAATGGTCAACCTGTACCGCGACGCGCTGGATGCCGGCGAATGCGTGGTGCCTGAATGGCGTCCGATGAGCCTGCACTCCTTCACCTGGTCGCCGTATCTGAACCATGACTGGGATGAAAGCTATCAGGAAACTTTAGACCTGAAGCGCCTGCAAGAGCTGGCTAAACGCATCAGTAGCGTGCCGGAAGCCATTGAAATGCAGTCCCGCGTGGCGAAGATCTATAACGATCGCGCTGAGATGGCCGCAGGCAACAAACCGTTCGACTGGGGCGCTGCCGAGAACCTGGCCTATGCCACGCTGGTAGATGAGGGCATTCCGTGCCGTCTTTCCGGTGAAGACATGGGACGTGGCACCTTCTTCCACCGCCATGCGGTGATCCACAACCAGTCCAACGGCTCAACCTATACCCCGCTGATGCACGTGCATAACGGTCAGGGCACCTTCAAAGTCTGGGACTCCGTCCTGTCTGAAGAAGCGGTGCTGGCGTTCGAATACGGTTATGCCACGGCAGAACCACGCACGCTGACCATCTGGGAAGCGCAGTTTGGTGACTTTGCCAACGGTGCTCAGGTGGTTATCGACCAGTTCATCAGCTCCGGCGAGCAGAAATGGGGCCGTATGTGCGGTCTGGTAATGCTGCTGCCGCACGGTTACGAAGGGCAGGGCCCGGAGCACTCCTCCGCCCGTCTGGAACGTTATCTGCAGCTTTGCGCTGAGCAGAACATGCAGGTTTGCGTGCCGTCAACGCCGGCTCAGGTTTACCATATGCTGCGTCGTCAGGCGCTGCGCGGTATGCGCCGTCCGTTGATCGTCATGTCACCGAAATCTCTGCTGCGTCATCCGCTGGCGGTCTCTTCCCTGGAAGAGCTGGCAACGGGCGGCTTCCAGCCGGCAATTGGCGAGATCGACGCGCTTGACCCGAAAGGCGTGAAGCGTGTGGTGCTCTGCTCCGGTAAGGTCTATTACGATCTGCTGGACAAGCGTCGCAAAAACGAGCAAACCGATGTCGCTATCGTGCGTATCGAACAGCTGTATCCGTTCCCGCACAAAGCGGTTCAGGATGTGCTGCAGCAATATTCGCATGTGCATGATTTCGTGTGGTGCCAGGAAGAGCCGCTTAATCAGGGCGCATGGTTCTGCAGCCAGCACCACTTCCGTGAAGTGGTTCCTTTTGGGGCTTCATTACGTTACGCCGGCCGCCCCGCCTCCGCCTCGCCGGCAGTTGGCTATATGTCCGTTCACCAGCAGCAGCAGCAAGATCTGGTAAATGACGCGCTGAACGTTAATTAATTCAAGGAAAAATAATGAGTAGCGTAGAGATCATCGTTCCCGACCTGCCTGAATCCGTTGCCGATGCCACCGTGGCAACCTGGCACAAAAAACCAGGCGATTCTGTCCAGCGCGACGAAGTGCTGGTAGAGATCGAAACCGACAAAGTGATTCTGGAAGTTCCGGCCACCGCCGATGGCGTGCTGGAAGCGATTCTGGAAGATGAAGGCGCAACAGTTATCTCTCGTCAGGCGCTGGGTCGTCTGAAAGAAGGGAACAGCGGCGGCAAAGCAAGCTCTGCCAAAGTTGAAGAGCAGGATTCTACCCCGGCACAGCGTCAGAGCGCTTCTCTGGAAGAAGAGAGCAACGACGCGCTCAGCCCGGCTATCCGCCGCCTGATTGCTGAACACAACCTCGATGCGGCCGCCATCAAAGGCACCGGTGTCGGTGGACGTTTGACGCGTGAAGACGTTGAAAAACATCTGGCGAAAAAACCTGAAGCCGCCGCGAAAGCGCCTGCTGCAGCCGCGCCTTCTGCACCAGCCGCCGCTCTGCCAGGCCGCAGCGAGAAGCGCGTTCCAATGACCCGTCTGCGTAAGCGCATTGCCGAGCGTCTGTTGGAAGCCAAAAACAGCACCGCGATGTTGACCACCTTTAACGAAGTCAACATGCAGCCAATCATGAACCTGCGTAAGCAGTACGGCGAAGCGTTTGAAAAACGTCACGGCGTGCGTCTGGGCTTCATGTCCTTCTACCTGAAAGCGGTTGTTGAAGCGCTGAAACGCTTCCCGGAAGTCAATGCGTCTATCGACGGCGAAGACGTTGTTTACCACAACTACTTTGACGTCAGCATCGCTGTTTCTACCCCACGTGGGCTGGTCACGCCAGTGCTGAAAGATATCGATGCGCTGGGTATGGCCGATATCGAGAAGAAAATCAAAGAGCTGGCAGTGAAAGGCCGTGACGGGAAACTAACCGTTGACGAACTGACTGGCGGTAACTTCACCATCACCAACGGCGGCGTGTTCGGTTCCCTGATGTCCACGCCGATCATCAACCCACCGCAGAGTGCCATCCTCGGCATGCATGCGATCAAAGATCGTCCTATGGCGGTTAATGGTCAGGTTGTGATCCTGCCAATGATGTATCTGGCCCTCTCTTACGATCACCGCCTGATCGACGGTAAAGAATCCGTCAGCTACCTGGTGGCGATCAAAGAGCTGCTGGAAGATCCGTCAAGGCTGCTGCTGGACGTTTAATCCCTGTCGGGTGCGGCCTGGTGCTGCACCCAACCCTATGTGTGGCCGACACTCTGGCAACCGCCAGATTCGGCCAAGTTTTTTCCGACCTGAATGGATAGAACATCATGAACTTACACGAATATCAGGCAAAACAGTTGTTTGCACGGTATGGTTTACCGGCACCAACCGGCTATGCCTGCACCACTCCACGTGAAGCTGAAGAAGCCGCCTCAAAGATTGGCGCCGGTCCGTGGGTAGTGAAATGTCAGGTTCATGCCGGAGGCCGCGGTAAAGCGGGCGGTGTGAAGGTAGTGAAGAGCAAGGAAGAGATCCGTGCTTTCGCTGAACACTGGCTGGGCAAACGCCTGACCACCTATCAGACTGACGCCAATGGCCAGCCGGTAAACCAGATCCTGGTTGAAGCGGCAACGGATATCGACCAGGAACTCTACCTGGGTGCCGTGGTTGACCGTGCGACCCGTCGCGTGGTGTTTATGGCCTCGACCGAAGGCGGCGTGGAAATTGAGAAAGTGGCGGAAGAAACCCCGCACCTGATCCACCAGATGGCGCTGGATCCATTGACCGGTCCTCAGCCTTATCAGGGCCGCGAGCTGGCCTTCAAACTGGGTCTGACCGGTAAGCAGGTTGGCCAGTTCACCAAGATCTTTATGGGTCTGGCCACGCTGTTCCTGGAGCGCGATCTGGCACTGGTTGAGATCAACCCGCTGGTGATCACCAAACAGGGCGATCTGATCTGCCTCGACGGCAAACTGACTGCGGATGGCAATGCTCTGTTCCGTCAGCCGGAACTGCGTGAAATGCGCGATCCAAGCCAGGAAGATGCCCGTGAAGCGCAGGCTGCACAGTGGGAACTGAACTATGTGGCACTGGAAGGCAACATCGGTTGTATGGTTAACGGCGCAGGCCTGGCGATGGGTACCATGGACATCGTTAAGCTGAGCGGCGGCCAGCCTGCTAACTTCCTTGACGTTGGCGGCGGTGCAACCAAAGAGCGCGTGACCGAAGCCTTCAAAATCATCCTGTCTGACGACGCGGTGAAAGCGGTATTTGTAAACATTTTCGGCGGCATCGTACGCTGCGACCTGATTGCTGATGGCATCATCGGCGCGGTTGAAGAAGTCGGTGTTAACGTGCCAGTGGTGGTGCGTCTGGAAGGTAACAATGCCGAGCTGGGTGCCAAAAAACTGGCAGACAGCGGTCTGAACATCATTGCAGCAACCAGCCTGAGTGACGCGGCGCAGCGCGTTGTTGCCGCAGCGGAGGGTAAATAATGTCCATTTTGATCGATAAGAACACCAAAGTAATCTGCCAGGGCTTCACCGGTGGCCAGGGAACTTTCCACTCCGAGCAGGCGCTGGCCTATGGTACGCAGCTGGTTGGCGGCGTAACGCCAGGTAAAGGCGGCACCGAGCATCTGGGTCTGCCGGTGTTCAACACCGTGCGTGAAGCGGTAGAAGCGACGGGCGCAACCGCCTCGGTCATCTACGTTCCGGCCCCGTTCTGTAAAGACGGTATCCTGGAAGCGATCGAAGCGGGCATCAAGCTGATCATCACCATCACGGAAGGCATTCCTACCCTGGATATGCTGACGGTGAAAGTGAAGCTGGATGAAGCTGGCGTGCGTATGATTGGCCCGAACTGCCCAGGTGTGATCACCCCTGGCGCCTGCAAAATCGGCATCATGCCGGGTCATATTCACCAGCCAGGCCGTATCGGCATCGTTTCACGTTCCGGTACCCTGACGTATGAAGCCGTTAAGCAGACCACAGACATCGGCTACGGCCAGTCTACCTGCGTCGGTATCGGTGGTGACCCGATCCCAGGTTCAAACTTCATTGATATCCTGAAACTGTTCCAGGAAGATCCACAGACCGAAGCGATTGTGATGATCGGTGAAATCGGCGGCAGCGCGGAAGAAGAAGCGGCAGCCTTTATCAAAGAGCACGTCACCAAGCCGGTTGTCGGTTACATCGCGGGCGTGACTGCGCCTAAAGGCAAGCGTATGGGCCATGCTGGCGCCATCATCGCGGGCGGTAAAGGCACAGCAGACGAGAAGTTTGCCGCGCTGGAAGCTGCAGGCGTGAAAACCGTGCGTAGCCTGGCCGATATCGGCGACGCGGTTAAAGCGGTTCTGCCGAAATAACTGACGCTTTCTGGAATCCCTTCAAAGGCCACCTTCGGGTGGCCTTTTTAATGCGTTCAAAAAAAAGTGATGTCAAAGCGGGCGCAACGCAGGCAAAGCTGAGAAACCTGACTAAGATTAGGGAAGCTGGCGGCGTTAAATTTTATCGGAAACTATTACTTAATTATTTCAAATTAGAGTTCAGTTAAAACAATAAATTAACAACTTCACCCCTCTACCACACCAACAGGTCACTAAACTTTAATTAAGATCAAATAAGTGCGATCTATATCAATTCTTAAAGCTGGCTAAGAAAAAGGTTTTTCGATTAAATTGCTCTGCATCAATACGGGCGTCTCAGGCAATATTAGAAAAACCCGTATCTGGTTAAATAAAATAAATCTGGCATCACAAATTCTTTACTTTCAGCAAGGTAAAACCGCAAGGCTTATCGCCATGATGATGCGGAAACCTGTGTGTTTAATTGGATTAAAATACTGGTACTGACCGGTATCACGGATACTCAGCCGTGCTTACCGCGTCATCACCCACGTGTGTGGAGCAAGGAGTCAAGATGTTTGATATTGTCGAACTATCGCGCTTACAGTTTGCTCTGACAGCCATGTACCATTTCCTGTTCGTCCCATTAACGCTCGGTATGGCGTTTTTGTTGGCGATCATGGAAACGGTCTATGTGCTTTCAGGCAAGCAAATCTATAAAGATATGACCAAGTTCTGGGGCAAGTTATTTGGCATTAACTTTGCGCTGGGCGTGGCAACCGGGCTGACCATGGAGTTCCAGTTCGGAACCAACTGGTCTTATTACTCTCACTATGTCGGGGATATCTTTGGCGCACCGTTGGCTATTGAAGGCCTGATGGCATTCTTCCTCGAATCCACCTTCGTCGGGCTGTTCTTCTTTGGCTGGGATCGCCTGGGCAAAGTTCAGCATATGGCCGTGACCTGGCTGGTGGCGTTGGGTTCAAACCTCTCCGCACTGTGGATCCTGGTGGCGAATGGCTGGATGCAGAATCCGGTCGCCTCCGAATTCAACTTCGAAACCATGCGTATGGAAATGGTCAGCTTCTCCGAGCTGATCTTAAACCCTGTCGCGCAGGTGAAGTTCGTGCACACCGTGGCTGCCGGCTATACCTGTGGCGCGATGTTCATCCTCGGTATCAGCGCCTACTATCTGCTGCGCGGACGCGACATCGCCTTTGCGAAACGCTCCTTTGCCATTGCCGCCAGTTTTGGTATGGCCGCCATTCTCTCGGTGATCGTGCTGGGTGATGAATCCGGTTATGAAATCGGTGACGTGCAGAAAACCAAACTCGCCGCGATTGAAGCCGAATGGGAAACACAGCCGGCACCAGCCGCGTTCACGCTGTTTGGTATTCCCGATCAGGAAGCGCAGGAGAATAAATACGCCATTCAAATTCCGTGGGCGCTGGGGCTGATTGCTACCCGCTCGGTGGACAAGCAAGTCACCGGCCTGAAAGAGTTAATGGGTCAGCATGAAGTGCGTATCCGCAACGGGATGAAGGCCTATAGCCTACTGGAGCAACTGCGTTCCGGGAATAAAGATCCTGCTGTGCGCACCGAATTCAACGATGTGAAGAAAGATCTGGGTTACGGGCTGCTGCTGAAGCGCTACACGCCAAACGTGGCGGATGCCAGCGAAGCGCAAATCCAACAGGCAACCAAAGACTCAATTCCACGCGTGGCTCCGCTGTACTTCTCCTTCCGTATCATGGTCGGCGCGGGCGTGCTGATGCTGCTGATTATCGGTGGATCCTTCTGGACAGTGATCCGTAACCGCATTGGTAAGAGTACTTTCCTGTTGAAATGTGCGTTGTACGGCATTCCGCTGCCGTGGATTGCCATCGAATCGGGCTGGTTTGTCGCTGAATATGGTCGTCAGCCGTGGGCCATCGGTGAAGTGCTGCCAACTGCGGTCGCCAACTCCTCGCTGACCGTGGGCGATCTGCTGTTCTCGATGATCCTGATCTGCGGTCTGTATACGCTGTTCCTCGTGGCTGAAATGTATCTGATGTTCAAGTTTGCGCGCCTGGGGCCAAGCAGCCTGAAGACCGGACGCTATCACTTCGAACAGTCCAGTATTGCTGCGCGTGATGCTCAGACAGGAGTCCTGCAATGATCACTTATGAACTGCTGCGTTTCGTCTGGTGGGCACTGATTGGCGTGTTGCTGATTGGCTTCGCCGTTGCCGACGGATTCGATATGGGCGTGGGCATGCTGACCCGCATTCTTGGGCGCACCGATACTGAACGTCGCATTATGATCAACAGCATCGCGCCACACTGGGACGGTAACCAGGTCTGGCTGATCACCGCCGGTGGGGCGCTGTTTGCCGCCTGGCCAACGGTGTATGCCGCTGCGTTCTCCGGCTTCTACGTGGCGATGATTCTGGTGCTCGCTTCGCTGTTCTTCCGGCCAATCGGCTTTGACTACCGTTCAAAACTGGAAGACAACCGCTGGCGTGGCATGTGGGACTGGGCGATCTTTATCGGCAGCTTTGTGCCACCGTTAGTGATTGGCGTGGCCTTCGGCAATCTGCTGCAGGGCGTGCCGTTCCATATGGATGAGTATCTGCGCCTGTTCTATACCGGCAACTTCTTCCAGCTGCTGAATCCGTTTGCGCTGCTGGCCGGGATTGTCAGCCTGACCATGATCCTCACGCAGGGTGCGACCTATCTGCAGATGCGTACCGTCGGCGAGCTGCATGTACGTTCACGCCTTGCTGCGCAGATCTCGGCATTGGTGATGGTTGTGTGCTTCGTACTGGCCGGCGTCTGGGTGATGTATGGCATCGACGGCTATGCCGTCACCAGCGTGCTGGATCACAACGCGGCTTCAAACCCATTGGGCAAAGAAGTGGTGCGTGAAGCGGGTGCCTGGATGGTCAACTTTAACAAGACACCGCTGCTGTGGATTATTCCCGCGCTGGGCGTGGTGCTGCCGCTGTTGACCATTCTCTGTTCGCGACTGGAAAAAGGGGCCTGGGCGTTTGTCTTCTCTTCCTTAACGCTGGCCTGTGTGATCCTCACTGCGGGTGTTGCCATGTTCCCGTTCATCATGCCGTCCAGCACGATGCCGAATATGAGCCTGACCATGTGGGACAGCACCTCCAGCCTGTTGACGCTGAAAATCATGACCGTTGCCGCCATTATCTTCGTGCCAATTATCCTGGCCTACACAACCTGGTGTTACTACAAAATGTTCGGTCGTCTGACCAAAGAGCAGATTGAAAACAACACCCATTCTCTCTATTAATTGAGGAGCTGAACAATGTGGTATTTTGCCTGGATCCTCGGCACCTTGCTGGCCTGCGCGTTCGGCATTATTACAGCGCTGGCAATTGAGCATATCGAAGACAGTGAAGTGAAAGAGAAACGCTGATGGGGCAGGGGATAACACGCCTCTATCAGTGGATGGATAAGAGCCCGTTACGGGCTCTTTCATTGCTGATGGCCTTGCTGCTGGCAGGCTGTATGTTCTGGGATCCGAAACGGTTCGCGGCGAACAGCAGCTCACTGGAAATCTGGCAGGGATTATTAATGATGTGGGCGGTGTGCACCGGGGTGATCCATGGGGTTGGTTTCCGGCCTCGTCGACTGCG carries:
- the sdhD gene encoding succinate dehydrogenase membrane anchor subunit, with the translated sequence MVSNASALGRNGVHDWLLLRAAAMIMTLYVIYILGFVVMSGTLTYDIWRGFFASNFTKVFTLLTLFSILVHGWIGMWQVLTDYIKPVAIRLMLQLVVVVALFVYAIYGTVVVWGA
- the sdhA gene encoding succinate dehydrogenase flavoprotein subunit, translated to MSLPVREFDAVVIGAGGAGMRAALQISQSGQSCALLSKVFPTRSHTVSAQGGITVALGNTHEDNWEWHMYDTVKGSDYIGDQDAIEYMCKTGPEAILELEHMGLPFSRLDDGRIYQRPFGGQSKNFGGEQAARTAAAADRTGHALLHTLYQQNLKNKTTIFSEWYALDLVKNADGAIVGCTALNIEDGEVVYFKARATVLATGGAGRIYQSTTNAHINTGDGVGMALRAGVPVQDMEMWQFHPTGIAGAGVLVTEGCRGEGGYLLNKHGERFMERYAPNAKDLAGRDVVARSMMIEIREGRGCEGPWGPHIKLKLDHLGHEVLEARLPGILELSRTFAHVDPVKEPIPVIPTCHYMMGGIPTRVTGQALTVNEKGEDTLVPGLFAVGEIACVSVHGSNRLGGNSLLDLVVFGRAAGLHLLESIQEQGELKDATEEEIEASLARMNRWNNNTTGEDPAELRKALQTCMQNNFSVFREGDAMAKGLEELKVLRERLKGARLDDRSSDFNTQRIECLELDNLMETAYATAVAANYRTESRGAHSRFDYPERDDANWLCHSVYLPQSESMTRREVNMAPKLRAAFPPKARTY
- a CDS encoding succinate dehydrogenase iron-sulfur subunit, with protein sequence MRLEFSIYRYNPEVDDAPHMQEYSLESEEGRDMMLLDALMRLKEKDPTLAFRRSCREGVCGSDGINMNGKNGLACITPVSALGGGSKKIVIRPLPGLPVIRDLVVDMGQFYTQYEKIKPYLLNNGENPPAREHLQEPEQREKLDGLYECILCACCSTSCPSFWWNPDKFIGPAGLLAAYRFLIDDRDTETDARLDNLNDAFSVFRCHSIMNCVSVCPKGLNPTRAIGHIKSMLLQRGA
- the sucA gene encoding 2-oxoglutarate dehydrogenase E1 component, whose translation is MQNSAMKPWLDSSWLAGANQTYIEQLYEDYLTDPDSVDVAWKELFQQLPGQGVRPEQFHSSTREYFRRLAKDATRYTSSVSDPDTNAKQVKVLQLINAFRFRGHQLANLDPLGLWQNESVPDLDPKFHDLSEADFQETFNVGSFAFGKDTMKLADLYALLKQTYCGSIGAEYMHITNTEEKRWIQQRIESVAGQASFSTAEKKGFLKQLTAAEGLERYLGAKFPGAKRFSLEGGDALVPMLNEMIHHSGKSGTREVVLGMAHRGRLNVLINVLGKKPQDLFDEFAGKHKEHLGTGDVKYHMGFSSDVETEGGMVHLALAFNPSHLEIVSPVVMGSVRARLDRLDEPGSNKVLPITIHGDAAIIGQGVVQETLNMSQARGYEVGGTVRIVINNQIGFTTSNPKDARSTQYCTDIGKMVLAPIFHVNADDPEAVAFVTRLALDFRNTFKRDVFIDLVCYRRHGHNEADEPSATQPVMYQKIKKHPTPRKLYADRLESEKIASLEDATEMVNLYRDALDAGECVVPEWRPMSLHSFTWSPYLNHDWDESYQETLDLKRLQELAKRISSVPEAIEMQSRVAKIYNDRAEMAAGNKPFDWGAAENLAYATLVDEGIPCRLSGEDMGRGTFFHRHAVIHNQSNGSTYTPLMHVHNGQGTFKVWDSVLSEEAVLAFEYGYATAEPRTLTIWEAQFGDFANGAQVVIDQFISSGEQKWGRMCGLVMLLPHGYEGQGPEHSSARLERYLQLCAEQNMQVCVPSTPAQVYHMLRRQALRGMRRPLIVMSPKSLLRHPLAVSSLEELATGGFQPAIGEIDALDPKGVKRVVLCSGKVYYDLLDKRRKNEQTDVAIVRIEQLYPFPHKAVQDVLQQYSHVHDFVWCQEEPLNQGAWFCSQHHFREVVPFGASLRYAGRPASASPAVGYMSVHQQQQQDLVNDALNVN
- the odhB gene encoding 2-oxoglutarate dehydrogenase complex dihydrolipoyllysine-residue succinyltransferase, which translates into the protein MSSVEIIVPDLPESVADATVATWHKKPGDSVQRDEVLVEIETDKVILEVPATADGVLEAILEDEGATVISRQALGRLKEGNSGGKASSAKVEEQDSTPAQRQSASLEEESNDALSPAIRRLIAEHNLDAAAIKGTGVGGRLTREDVEKHLAKKPEAAAKAPAAAAPSAPAAALPGRSEKRVPMTRLRKRIAERLLEAKNSTAMLTTFNEVNMQPIMNLRKQYGEAFEKRHGVRLGFMSFYLKAVVEALKRFPEVNASIDGEDVVYHNYFDVSIAVSTPRGLVTPVLKDIDALGMADIEKKIKELAVKGRDGKLTVDELTGGNFTITNGGVFGSLMSTPIINPPQSAILGMHAIKDRPMAVNGQVVILPMMYLALSYDHRLIDGKESVSYLVAIKELLEDPSRLLLDV
- the sucC gene encoding ADP-forming succinate--CoA ligase subunit beta, with translation MNLHEYQAKQLFARYGLPAPTGYACTTPREAEEAASKIGAGPWVVKCQVHAGGRGKAGGVKVVKSKEEIRAFAEHWLGKRLTTYQTDANGQPVNQILVEAATDIDQELYLGAVVDRATRRVVFMASTEGGVEIEKVAEETPHLIHQMALDPLTGPQPYQGRELAFKLGLTGKQVGQFTKIFMGLATLFLERDLALVEINPLVITKQGDLICLDGKLTADGNALFRQPELREMRDPSQEDAREAQAAQWELNYVALEGNIGCMVNGAGLAMGTMDIVKLSGGQPANFLDVGGGATKERVTEAFKIILSDDAVKAVFVNIFGGIVRCDLIADGIIGAVEEVGVNVPVVVRLEGNNAELGAKKLADSGLNIIAATSLSDAAQRVVAAAEGK